The Paeniglutamicibacter sulfureus genome includes a region encoding these proteins:
- a CDS encoding sensor histidine kinase produces the protein MPQEPKPSRGFAARIMGLQFAVVGMMILAAAAGAMWVTVERVNEQAQERALAIARTLAADPEIRAQVKGHADDDNSLDAAALRAGYVQRAAEAARTRTGAFFVVVTEDRGIRLAHPTESLLGQRVSTDPVALSGQESVSREHGTLGESVRAKVPVFAPASDTVVGEVSVGVGIQELAARLRVAGFWVLGLGLAALGLSAASTRWLVRRLKAQTLGLEPAEMAQLLRDRDAVLYGVADGVIGIGPDGRVSVRNRAARIMLGLPHRHESSDIIGLPYTEAKLPAPLVAAIATCDGATLRLETERAALVATVHPVRRDGTDLGQVVLLRDVTTIETLGSRLDAVETMASALRAQRHEFANRLHTISGLLHHGDVDEARDYLGEVIASGPVREPVQNLEAIEDTYLRAFLGAKGVQAYERGVVLRVGDASALYGSLIDAQDATAVLGNLIDNALRAAVEGPAPRWVEVDLLSEGSTLHLAVADSGTGVEPGLDVFAEGVSTGALPGSPERGQGVGLPLVRRLARTRGGEVWIADPGGARADGAGPGDTEHRTAGAVFAARLPGVLSTDAGSPERTNAR, from the coding sequence AGGAGCGCGCCCTGGCCATCGCCCGCACGCTCGCCGCCGACCCTGAGATCCGGGCACAGGTGAAGGGCCATGCCGACGACGACAACTCGCTCGACGCCGCGGCCCTGCGCGCCGGGTACGTGCAGCGTGCGGCGGAGGCGGCGCGCACGCGCACCGGGGCCTTCTTCGTGGTGGTCACCGAGGACCGCGGGATCCGGCTGGCGCACCCCACCGAATCCCTGTTGGGCCAAAGGGTCTCCACCGATCCCGTCGCGCTGTCGGGCCAGGAATCGGTGTCCCGCGAGCACGGCACACTGGGCGAATCGGTGCGCGCCAAAGTGCCGGTCTTCGCGCCCGCTTCGGACACGGTGGTCGGGGAGGTCAGCGTCGGGGTCGGGATCCAGGAACTGGCGGCCCGGCTGCGCGTGGCCGGCTTCTGGGTGTTGGGGCTGGGGCTCGCCGCACTGGGCCTTTCCGCGGCGTCGACGCGCTGGCTGGTGCGCCGGCTCAAGGCCCAGACCCTGGGGCTGGAACCAGCCGAAATGGCGCAGCTGCTGCGGGACCGCGACGCAGTGCTCTACGGCGTGGCCGACGGCGTCATCGGCATCGGCCCCGACGGACGGGTGAGCGTGCGCAACCGGGCGGCGCGGATCATGCTGGGGCTGCCGCACCGCCACGAATCCTCCGACATCATCGGGCTGCCCTATACCGAGGCGAAGTTGCCCGCGCCGTTGGTTGCCGCCATCGCCACCTGCGACGGTGCAACGCTTCGCCTGGAAACCGAGCGCGCAGCGCTGGTCGCCACCGTCCACCCGGTGCGACGCGACGGCACCGACCTGGGCCAGGTGGTGTTGCTGCGCGATGTCACCACCATCGAGACCCTGGGCTCGCGGCTGGACGCGGTGGAGACCATGGCCTCGGCATTGCGCGCCCAGCGCCACGAATTCGCCAACCGGCTGCACACCATCTCCGGGCTGCTGCACCACGGGGACGTGGACGAGGCCCGCGACTACCTCGGCGAGGTCATCGCCTCCGGGCCGGTGCGCGAGCCGGTGCAGAACCTCGAGGCCATCGAGGACACCTACCTGCGGGCCTTCCTCGGGGCCAAGGGCGTCCAGGCGTACGAGCGCGGCGTGGTGCTGCGCGTGGGGGATGCCAGCGCGCTCTACGGAAGCCTCATCGACGCCCAGGACGCCACCGCGGTGCTGGGAAACCTGATCGACAACGCGCTGCGTGCGGCGGTGGAGGGCCCGGCCCCGCGCTGGGTCGAGGTCGACCTGCTGTCCGAGGGCTCCACGCTGCACCTGGCCGTCGCAGATTCCGGGACCGGAGTCGAACCCGGGCTCGACGTCTTCGCCGAAGGGGTCAGCACCGGGGCGCTGCCGGGCTCCCCGGAGCGCGGGCAGGGCGTGGGGCTGCCACTGGTGCGCCGCCTGGCGCGCACCCGCGGCGGCGAGGTCTGGATCGCGGATCCCGGCGGGGCCCGCGCGGACGGCGCGGGACCCGGGGACACCGAACATCGCACCGCCGGCGCCGTATTTGCCGCCCGCCTGCCCGGGGTGCTGTCCACCGATGCAGGATCTCCCGAAAGGACCAATGCACGATGA
- a CDS encoding response regulator, with protein MNENTDYKVLVVDDDFRVAALHAGYVDSVPGFRALAPVHDARMVPRAVAEQQPDLLLLDVYLPQGSGLDLLATLDVDAFVLSAATEVDAVRTAIRRGALGYLVKPFDPKVLASRLRAYARYRRQLDTATGLDQQAIDRAQRTLLAGEEGGTAVATPTEQAVLAAVAAAGEPATVMQVVTAVGISRATAQRYLANLVQAGSLRLELAYGSRGRPEHRYLVQG; from the coding sequence ATGAACGAGAACACCGACTACAAGGTCCTGGTCGTCGACGACGACTTCCGGGTGGCGGCGCTACACGCCGGCTACGTCGATTCGGTGCCGGGCTTCCGCGCCCTGGCGCCGGTGCACGATGCCCGCATGGTGCCGCGCGCCGTGGCCGAGCAGCAGCCGGATTTGCTGCTGCTGGACGTCTACCTGCCCCAGGGCTCGGGCCTGGACCTGCTGGCCACCCTCGACGTGGACGCCTTCGTGCTCTCGGCTGCCACCGAGGTCGATGCGGTGCGCACCGCCATCCGGCGCGGCGCGCTGGGATACCTGGTCAAGCCGTTCGACCCGAAGGTCCTTGCCTCGCGCCTTCGGGCCTACGCCCGCTACCGCCGGCAACTGGACACCGCAACCGGGCTGGACCAACAGGCCATCGACCGGGCGCAGCGCACGCTGCTGGCCGGTGAGGAAGGTGGCACGGCCGTGGCTACGCCCACCGAGCAGGCGGTGCTCGCCGCGGTTGCCGCCGCGGGGGAACCTGCCACCGTCATGCAGGTGGTCACCGCCGTGGGGATTTCCCGCGCCACGGCCCAGCGCTACCTGGCCAACCTGGTGCAGGCCGGATCGCTGCGCCTGGAGCTGGCCTATGGCAGCCGGGGCAGGCCCGAACACCGCTACCTGGTGCAGGGCTGA
- a CDS encoding 3-methyladenine DNA glycosylase translates to MLSSSLVWLPEEQWLSSAAAHQVRAKRFGEPFTERRMKRQKHPIEDFLFTYYTQKPGQLYRWHPGPGVVLSGESATERRDWKFYREVVDESTGERGYTVDLEAFAQTRTEAIRFANIILAGTATRAANFACFGLHEWAMAYKSADNGIRHEYLPLRLGSAGTDAVVQEHKIRCTHFDAFRFYTPEAVPLNELQPTRETQRDLEQPGCLHANMDLYKWAYKLTPAVPSDLVMDCFELAWDIRTMDMQASPYDLADWGHRPIAIETPAGKAEYVRLQKDFADRAQVLRDRLLAVAQSLPLPQT, encoded by the coding sequence ATGCTCTCCTCCTCGCTTGTCTGGCTGCCCGAAGAGCAGTGGCTGTCGTCCGCCGCCGCTCATCAGGTGCGCGCAAAGCGTTTTGGCGAACCGTTCACGGAGCGCAGGATGAAGCGCCAGAAGCACCCGATCGAGGACTTCCTCTTTACCTATTACACACAGAAGCCTGGGCAGCTCTATCGCTGGCATCCGGGGCCCGGCGTGGTGCTATCCGGGGAGAGCGCCACGGAACGCAGAGACTGGAAGTTCTATCGCGAAGTCGTTGACGAGTCGACCGGCGAGCGCGGCTACACGGTGGACCTCGAGGCGTTTGCGCAAACCCGCACGGAGGCGATCCGGTTCGCCAACATCATCCTGGCCGGAACAGCCACCCGAGCGGCCAATTTCGCATGCTTCGGCCTGCACGAATGGGCCATGGCCTACAAATCGGCCGACAACGGGATCAGGCACGAATACCTGCCCCTGCGCCTGGGTTCTGCGGGAACCGATGCGGTGGTCCAGGAGCACAAGATCCGCTGCACCCACTTCGATGCGTTCAGGTTCTACACCCCCGAGGCCGTGCCGCTCAATGAATTGCAGCCAACCCGTGAAACCCAGCGGGACCTCGAGCAGCCCGGGTGCCTGCACGCCAACATGGACCTGTACAAGTGGGCGTACAAGCTGACCCCCGCGGTGCCGAGCGACTTGGTCATGGACTGCTTCGAACTGGCGTGGGACATCCGCACCATGGACATGCAGGCCTCTCCCTACGACCTGGCCGACTGGGGCCACCGGCCCATCGCCATCGAGACTCCCGCGGGCAAGGCCGAGTACGTTCGCTTGCAGAAGGACTTTGCCGATCGGGCGCAGGTGCTGCGCGATCGCCTACTGGCCGTTGCCCAATCACTGCCGTTGCCACAGACTTAG
- a CDS encoding HNH endonuclease has product MFDEYPSGYSIDEPPDEYFPVAPAPAPVACLPPVPGRCHEDDLAFLRYVRDGLAALDTDGTAKEHHEKIALAEEIKSAAAGAQVISATLMEADVVARRTEAGVRENNPSYGVGAQVALARRESPEQGRAFLGLSGRLVSDLPFTLIALVRGKIGESQARTIDRETANLPSAQRGEIDAALLRDPEGLKGLCVRAVVDRVRRLAYAYDSSDALTRLEEAKSCRYLAVFPARDAMMQVAGMLSVEDGLAIRQALTLEVDRLKAAGDTRTRAQIMVDVAVDRITGRSTAEGTQLMLYLAMSDRTLLQGGSEPAFLEGYGTVPSTWARNLVGGREPQDRERRRSQVALKRLYTHPDTGALVGMDSRSRQFPKALKDLIRIRDQYCRTPYCNAPIKHFDHVVQHSRGGPTNEANSAGRCAACNQTKEQTGWEEQVLDTGGRHTILITTPTGAQYTSTAPALPGTPA; this is encoded by the coding sequence ATGTTCGATGAATATCCCAGCGGATATTCCATAGACGAACCTCCCGACGAATACTTTCCTGTCGCACCCGCACCCGCACCCGTGGCCTGCCTCCCGCCCGTGCCGGGGCGATGCCACGAGGATGACCTGGCGTTCCTGAGATACGTGCGCGACGGGTTGGCGGCCCTGGACACGGATGGCACCGCCAAGGAACATCACGAAAAGATCGCCCTGGCCGAGGAGATCAAGAGCGCCGCGGCCGGCGCCCAGGTCATATCCGCAACCCTCATGGAAGCCGACGTCGTGGCCCGGCGCACCGAGGCCGGCGTGCGGGAAAACAACCCGTCCTACGGGGTCGGGGCACAAGTCGCCCTGGCACGCCGCGAATCCCCGGAACAGGGCAGGGCCTTCCTGGGCTTATCCGGCCGCCTGGTCTCGGACCTGCCATTCACCCTCATTGCCCTGGTGCGCGGCAAGATCGGCGAGTCCCAGGCGCGGACCATTGACCGCGAAACCGCGAACCTGCCTTCGGCGCAGCGCGGCGAGATCGACGCGGCACTGCTTCGCGATCCGGAAGGGCTCAAGGGCCTGTGCGTGCGTGCCGTCGTCGACCGGGTCCGCCGGCTCGCCTACGCATACGATAGCTCCGACGCGCTGACGCGCCTGGAAGAGGCCAAGTCCTGTCGGTACCTCGCGGTGTTCCCGGCCCGGGACGCGATGATGCAGGTCGCCGGGATGCTCTCTGTCGAGGACGGGCTGGCGATCCGCCAGGCCCTCACCCTCGAAGTTGACAGGCTCAAGGCGGCCGGGGACACCCGGACACGGGCCCAAATCATGGTCGACGTCGCGGTGGACCGGATCACCGGCAGGTCCACCGCTGAAGGAACCCAGCTCATGTTGTACCTGGCGATGTCCGACCGGACCTTGCTCCAGGGCGGCAGCGAGCCGGCGTTCCTAGAAGGCTACGGCACTGTCCCCTCCACCTGGGCCAGGAACCTGGTCGGCGGACGCGAACCGCAGGACCGGGAACGCCGCCGCTCCCAGGTGGCCCTGAAGCGGCTCTACACCCACCCCGACACCGGGGCCCTAGTGGGCATGGACTCACGCTCCCGCCAATTTCCCAAGGCGCTCAAGGACCTGATCCGCATCCGCGACCAGTACTGCCGCACACCCTACTGCAACGCACCGATCAAGCACTTCGACCACGTGGTCCAACACAGCCGCGGCGGACCGACCAACGAAGCCAACAGTGCCGGACGATGCGCCGCCTGCAACCAGACAAAGGAACAGACCGGCTGGGAAGAACAAGTGCTGGACACCGGCGGGCGGCACACCATCCTGATCACCACCCCCACCGGGGCCCAATACACCTCCACGGCACCCGCCCTGCCCGGCACCCCCGCCTGA
- a CDS encoding aspartate kinase: MSLIVQKFGGSSVSDAEGIKRVARRIIDTKSAGHDVVVVVSAMGDTTDELLDLAEQLTEDAPAREMDMLLSAGERISMALLAMAIDGLGAKAASFTGSQAGMMTDAIHGKARIIEVSPQRVRRAIDRGYVAIVAGFQGMSKESNDITTMGRGGSDTTAVALAAALGADVCEIYTDVDGIYTADPRVVPAARKIDTISSEEMLEMAASGAKILHLRCVEYARRFGVPLHVRSSFSTNEGTWVMPSPDDQIKIQEGEPLEQPIISGVAHDRSEAKVTIVGVPDIPGKAAQIFRVIAGAHANIDMIVQNFSTSGSGRTDISFTLPMVDGKQVKEALRSAQEEIGFEDISYNENVGKLSLIGAGMRSNPGVSFTFFEALHQAGVNVDMISTSEIRISIVTDANKLDAAVRAIHAAFDLDAEDEATVYGGTGR; this comes from the coding sequence ATGAGCCTGATTGTCCAGAAATTCGGCGGATCTTCCGTTTCAGATGCCGAAGGCATCAAACGTGTTGCCCGTCGGATTATTGACACCAAGTCCGCCGGCCACGATGTCGTCGTGGTGGTTTCCGCCATGGGCGACACCACCGATGAACTACTCGACCTCGCCGAACAACTGACCGAAGATGCCCCCGCCCGCGAGATGGACATGCTCCTGTCTGCAGGCGAACGCATCTCCATGGCCCTGCTGGCCATGGCCATCGACGGCCTGGGTGCCAAGGCGGCTTCCTTCACTGGCTCACAGGCCGGCATGATGACCGATGCCATCCACGGCAAGGCACGCATCATTGAGGTTTCGCCGCAGCGCGTGCGCCGCGCCATCGATCGCGGCTACGTCGCCATCGTCGCCGGGTTCCAGGGCATGAGCAAGGAATCGAACGACATCACGACCATGGGTCGCGGCGGTTCGGACACCACCGCGGTGGCGCTTGCCGCCGCACTGGGTGCCGATGTCTGTGAGATCTACACCGATGTCGATGGCATCTACACCGCCGATCCCCGCGTGGTTCCGGCGGCCCGCAAGATCGACACCATTTCCAGCGAGGAAATGCTGGAGATGGCCGCCTCCGGCGCCAAAATCCTTCACCTGCGTTGCGTTGAATATGCGCGTCGTTTCGGGGTTCCGCTTCACGTGCGGTCCTCGTTCAGCACCAATGAGGGAACCTGGGTTATGCCCAGCCCCGATGACCAGATCAAGATTCAAGAGGGAGAACCCTTGGAACAGCCCATCATTTCCGGTGTCGCCCACGACCGCTCCGAAGCCAAGGTCACGATTGTTGGCGTGCCCGACATCCCCGGCAAGGCCGCACAGATTTTTCGGGTCATTGCCGGCGCCCACGCCAACATCGACATGATCGTCCAGAACTTCTCGACTTCAGGTTCGGGCCGCACAGATATCTCCTTTACGCTTCCCATGGTCGATGGCAAGCAAGTCAAGGAGGCCCTGCGATCCGCCCAGGAGGAAATCGGCTTCGAGGACATCTCCTACAACGAGAACGTTGGCAAGCTTTCGCTCATCGGGGCAGGTATGCGTTCAAACCCGGGCGTTTCCTTCACGTTCTTCGAGGCCCTGCACCAGGCCGGCGTGAACGTGGACATGATCTCCACCTCGGAAATCCGAATCTCCATCGTCACCGACGCCAACAAGCTCGATGCCGCGGTGCGAGCCATCCACGCGGCATTCGACTTGGATGCTGAGGACGAGGCAACGGTCTACGGCGGCACCGGCCGCTAA
- a CDS encoding IclR family transcriptional regulator, whose protein sequence is MDDDDAVHGGVQSVDRALAILEILGRDGSSGVGEVAEELQIHKSTASRLLGSLLARGMVQQNTNRGKYELGFGILKLASTIPGRLSLVALARPVIEALAEQYKETVNLAVLREEYAVNVDQAMGPSTLATYDWLGSLTPLHATSSGKVLLAGLSSDERGRILKATKLPQRTAKTIRTRTALEKELLQVVKDGYAQALEEFEMGINSYAAPVRNHLGVVVGAISISGPAFRFAPEMEPGLLEGLKQAGLQVSASLGYTAG, encoded by the coding sequence ATGGACGACGACGATGCCGTGCATGGGGGTGTCCAATCGGTGGACCGCGCCCTGGCCATCCTGGAAATCCTCGGCCGGGACGGAAGTTCCGGGGTCGGCGAAGTTGCCGAAGAACTGCAGATCCACAAGTCCACGGCTTCCAGGCTCTTGGGCTCGCTGCTGGCCCGCGGCATGGTGCAGCAGAACACCAATCGGGGAAAATACGAGCTGGGATTCGGCATCCTGAAGCTGGCCAGCACCATTCCAGGCCGGCTTTCACTGGTGGCTCTGGCCCGCCCGGTCATTGAGGCCTTGGCCGAGCAGTACAAAGAGACTGTCAACCTTGCCGTGCTGCGCGAGGAATACGCGGTGAACGTGGACCAGGCCATGGGCCCTTCGACCCTGGCGACATATGACTGGCTGGGCAGCCTCACCCCCCTGCATGCGACCTCCAGCGGCAAGGTCCTGTTGGCGGGCCTCAGCTCCGATGAACGGGGGCGGATCCTGAAAGCCACCAAGCTTCCTCAGCGCACCGCCAAAACCATTCGGACCCGGACGGCTCTGGAAAAAGAACTGCTTCAGGTCGTGAAGGACGGTTACGCTCAGGCGCTCGAGGAGTTCGAGATGGGCATCAATTCCTATGCGGCGCCAGTGCGCAACCACCTCGGCGTGGTCGTTGGTGCCATCAGCATCTCGGGCCCTGCCTTCCGCTTCGCCCCCGAAATGGAGCCCGGTCTGCTGGAGGGGCTCAAACAGGCAGGACTGCAGGTCAGCGCGTCGCTTGGCTACACCGCCGGCTGA